AATATACAACACTTTTTCACTCGACTCATAAAGCTTGCTTGTGTTTACTACTAGGTTTGAGCTTTTGAAGTTGATAAACTTCAATAAGATTAACTAATAATTACAGGAGCTGTTTAATGAATTTTAAGTTGCGCACTAATATTTAGCATTATTGGCTTCAGTTAAATAACTTAGTTGTTTGCTGAGAATACAGAGTTGGTAATTCATAATTAGTGCGCAGACATTCAAACCGATGTTTTATACAAATGTTGAACATTTGCTCTTGATTGTTCTCTTGAAAGTGAAAGTCAGAGGAGCAGGTTATCACGATACTATTTAACTTATGAATACTAAAAATGAGCAAATCTTATAGCTTACTTGAACCTTCTAGCAACTTTTCTACATTTGTCGATGTACTGCGCTTCAGAAGTTCTACTCAGCCAAACAGAGATGCTTTTACCTTCTTGCTCGATGGCGAAATAGAACAAGCTACGCTAACCTATCAAGAATTAGATAGGCGATCGCGTCGGATAGCAGCACAGTTACAAGCTAATGGTTTGACAGGGGAAAGAGCCTTACTACTTTATCCAGCAGGACTAGATTTTATAGTTGCCTTTTTCGGTTGTTTGTATGCGGGAGTCGTTGCTGTAACTGCATATCCCCCACGAAATCAGCGTAATACACCAAGAATCAAGGCTATTTCCACAGACGCACAAGCAGCGATCGCGCTGACGACAACAGAAATCCTGCCTACAGTGCGGTCTTTGATGACAGAAAAGACCAATTTAGAATCTCTACAGTGGTTAGCTACCGATAATCTTGCAGAGGGAATAGAAGACACTTGGCAAGAACCTACTATTAATCAAGATACATTAGCTTTTCTACAATACACCTCTGGTTCTACAGGAACACCCAAGGGCGTGACGATCAGTCATGGAAACTTACTGCATAATGCTCACACCACTTACCAATTCATGGAGCATTCTTCAGAAAGTAAGTTTGTCACGTGGTTGCCGATGTACCACGATATGGGTCTGATTGGGGGAATATTGCAACCTTTATATGGAGGTTTTCCTTGTATTGTCATGCCTCCAGCTTCTTTTCTCCAACGTCCTTATCATTGGTTGCAAGCTATTTCCCAATACAAAGGGACAACAAGTGGTGGACCTAACTTTGCCTATGATTTATGTACTGAAAAAATTACTGCTGAACAAAAAGCAACTCTTGACTTGAGTAGTTGGAATGTTGCATTTAATGGTGCTGAGCCTGTTCGTCACGATAGTTTAGAACGGTTTGCAACAGCTTTTGCCGAGTGTGGCTTTCGCAAAGAGGCATTCTATCCTTGTTATGGCATGGCGGAAACAACTCTCATGGTTTCTGGCGTACAGAAGGCAACAGCACCAAGAATTAAAGCACTTCAAAAGTGGGCATTAGAATCTAATCGGGTAGTTGAATCATCTGCTAACGATGAGGATGTCTACCATTTTGTCAGTTGCGGTCGAGTCATACCAGCCCAGAAGGTAGCGATCGCTCATCCAGAAACGCTTAGTAGTTGTCAACCAAGTGAAATCGGGGAAATCTGGGTATCCGGACCAAGTGTTGGTCAAGGTTATTGGAATCGTCCTCAGGAAACAGAAGAGACATTCCACGTTTATCTATCAGACACAGGAGAAGGACCATTTCTGCGGACAGGAGATTTGGGCTTTCTGCACAATGGAGAACTTTTTATTACAGGTAGAGCCAAAGATTTAATTATTATTCGCGGTCGCAATCTTTACCCACAGGATATAGAATTAACCGCAGAACGCAGTCATCCATCGTTGCGTTCTGGTGCTGGGGCAGCATTTACACTAGAAGTTAACAACGAAGAAAGACTCTTTATTGTACAAGAACTGGAGTTTCGCGCTAAGCCAGATGTACAAGAAGTTATTTCTGCAATTCGGCAAGCAATTAGTGAGGAGTATGAAGTACAAGTTTATGCTGTGGTCTTAATTAAACCAGGTAGTATTCCCAAAACTTCCAGTGGTAAAATTCAGCGACGTGCAACTCGCGCTCAATTTCAGAATGGCGAACTGAATGTAGTTGCCAGTAATATGCTCAAAATTAGTAACACTGTCAGAGCAGAAACTCGCTTACAACGTTCTGAACTTTTGGCGCTTTCCCCAAGGGAATGTCAAACAATTTTAGAATCATATTTAATTGAACTTTTGGCAGAAGTATTTTCCATCACATCAGATGAGATTAAACTTCAAGAACCATTAAGCACTCTGGGACTGGATTCTTTAAAAGTATTTGAGGTCAAAAATCGGATTGAAACCGACTTAGAAGTAGAAATATCTGTAGCAGACTTCTTTGAAGGGATGAGTGTGCGATCATTGCTGGTCACAAAGATTCTCGCTCAAATCACAACAGAGGCTTTCATACCTTCAGAATTTATTAGCCGAGTCCAGCCAGCCGAAGTATATCCTCTATCTTTTGCCCAGCAAAGACTATGGTTTCTCGACAGATTGGAACCAGGGAATCCAGCTTACAATATTTCCTTAGCTGTTAATCTCAAAGGTGAGCTTAATGTTCTTTTGTTAGAGCAAAGTATCAACGAAATTATCCGGCGACATGAAACCCTCAGAACTACTTTTACTATAGTCAATGGACAGCAGGTGCAAACTATAGCGGCTTCCTTAAAATTATCTTTATTAAGAATAGATATTGAATTAGAAGGTGATAGCGCAGTTCAGCAATTCTTGACTAAGCAAAGTCAACAACCATTCGATCTGACTCAAGGGCCATTGTTACGTGCTAAACTTTTGTGCCTAGCACTACAAGAGCATATTCTTTTACTGGAAATGCACCACATAATCTCGGATGGTTGGTCTAGCGAGGTGTTTTTACAGGAAATGGCATCACTATATAAAGCATTTTTAGCCGGAACTGCTTCACCTCTAGCAGAAATCTCTATCCAGTACAAAGACTTTGCACAATGGCAGAGGGAATGGCTACAAGGGGAAATTCTGCAAACCCAACTCTCTTATTGGAAACAACAACTTGAGGGTATACCAACAGCATTACAACTACCCACTGACCGAATACGACCTGCGGTACAAACCTCACAAGGAGCTATTCAGTCTATAGAGTTATCTGAAGCAGTCATCAAGGAATTAAAGGTGATCGCTCGTCAAGAAGGTGTAACTTTATTTATGTTGCTATTGGCAGCATTTCAGACTTTCCTCTACCGTTACACAGGACAAGATGATATTGCTGTAGGTTCACCAATCGCCAATCGTAATCGTGATGAAGTAAAAGGTTTAATTGGCTTTTTTGTCAATACCTTAGTATTACGTACAAATATGAGCGGTGACCCGACTTTTGATGAGTTGCTGACAAGAGTGAGAAAGGTGGCTATAGGAGCCTACACACATCAGGATCTGCCATTTGACCAACTGGTAGAAGCAGTACAACCAGAACGGGATGTAAGTCGAACACCTCTTTTTCAGGTCATGTTCAATGTCCAAGACTACTCGCAGTTACCAGAAATACCTGGTTTGGCATTGAGCTTAGTAAAAATAGAAACTGAAACAGCACAGTTTGATTTGAGCCTATGTATCGAAATCACAGACCAAGAAGTAGCGGCATCATGTTATTACAATACCGACCTATTTGATGCTACTACCATCAGCCGAATGCTGAGGCATTTTCATAACTTACTCTCAGGCATTGCTGCTAATCCTCAAGCTCGGCTATCTGACTTACCGCTATTGAGTGCGGCAGATTGTCAGGAGTTACTACAACTTAGTAGGAATCAATCAACAATTCCAAATTCCTCTCAACGATGCATTCATCAACTTTTTGAAGCACAGGTAGAACGGACACCAAATGCAGTTGCAGTGGGTTATAAAAACCAGTATTTAACTTACACAGAGCTAAATCAGCGCGCGAATCAACTAGCTCACCACCTCAAAACCCTGGGAGTCAAACCAGAAGTTTTAGTAGGAATATGTATAGAGCGGTCTTTTGAGATGGTGGTGGGACTATTGGCAATCCTCAAAGCTGGAGGCGCATATCTACCTTTAGATCCTGCTTATCCTCAAGAACGTCTAGCTTTGATGTTAAAGGATTCCCAAGTGTCAGTTTTACTAACTTCGTCAGCACAATTGGAGACACTCCCCCAACATCAGGCTCAGGTTATTTGCTTAGATATAGACTGGGCAAAAATTGCTGAAAACAGCTTTGAGAAACCGATTCATCAGACTCAGCTTGAAAACAGTGCTTATTTAATTTATACATCTGGTTCTACAGGAACGCCGAAAGGGGTAATGATTCAGCATCGTTCCTTAAGTAGTTATATTCATACTGCCTGTATAGAGTTTGAAATTAATTCGAGCGATCACGTGCTGCAATTCGCTTCCATTAGCTTTGATACCGCCGCCGAAGAAATATTTCCCTGTCTTATCTGTGGTGCTACCCTCATACTGCGGACAGATGAAATGATCAGTTCCATACCTCAATTTTTACAGCAATGCCGTGATTGGGGGATAACTGTCCTGGATTTGCCTACTGCCTTTTGGCATCAAATGACGACAGAATTAGCAACAGCAAATTTGGCAATCTTTAATTCTCTGCGATTAGTGATTATTGGCGGTGAA
This portion of the Gloeocapsopsis dulcis genome encodes:
- a CDS encoding non-ribosomal peptide synthetase; the encoded protein is MSKSYSLLEPSSNFSTFVDVLRFRSSTQPNRDAFTFLLDGEIEQATLTYQELDRRSRRIAAQLQANGLTGERALLLYPAGLDFIVAFFGCLYAGVVAVTAYPPRNQRNTPRIKAISTDAQAAIALTTTEILPTVRSLMTEKTNLESLQWLATDNLAEGIEDTWQEPTINQDTLAFLQYTSGSTGTPKGVTISHGNLLHNAHTTYQFMEHSSESKFVTWLPMYHDMGLIGGILQPLYGGFPCIVMPPASFLQRPYHWLQAISQYKGTTSGGPNFAYDLCTEKITAEQKATLDLSSWNVAFNGAEPVRHDSLERFATAFAECGFRKEAFYPCYGMAETTLMVSGVQKATAPRIKALQKWALESNRVVESSANDEDVYHFVSCGRVIPAQKVAIAHPETLSSCQPSEIGEIWVSGPSVGQGYWNRPQETEETFHVYLSDTGEGPFLRTGDLGFLHNGELFITGRAKDLIIIRGRNLYPQDIELTAERSHPSLRSGAGAAFTLEVNNEERLFIVQELEFRAKPDVQEVISAIRQAISEEYEVQVYAVVLIKPGSIPKTSSGKIQRRATRAQFQNGELNVVASNMLKISNTVRAETRLQRSELLALSPRECQTILESYLIELLAEVFSITSDEIKLQEPLSTLGLDSLKVFEVKNRIETDLEVEISVADFFEGMSVRSLLVTKILAQITTEAFIPSEFISRVQPAEVYPLSFAQQRLWFLDRLEPGNPAYNISLAVNLKGELNVLLLEQSINEIIRRHETLRTTFTIVNGQQVQTIAASLKLSLLRIDIELEGDSAVQQFLTKQSQQPFDLTQGPLLRAKLLCLALQEHILLLEMHHIISDGWSSEVFLQEMASLYKAFLAGTASPLAEISIQYKDFAQWQREWLQGEILQTQLSYWKQQLEGIPTALQLPTDRIRPAVQTSQGAIQSIELSEAVIKELKVIARQEGVTLFMLLLAAFQTFLYRYTGQDDIAVGSPIANRNRDEVKGLIGFFVNTLVLRTNMSGDPTFDELLTRVRKVAIGAYTHQDLPFDQLVEAVQPERDVSRTPLFQVMFNVQDYSQLPEIPGLALSLVKIETETAQFDLSLCIEITDQEVAASCYYNTDLFDATTISRMLRHFHNLLSGIAANPQARLSDLPLLSAADCQELLQLSRNQSTIPNSSQRCIHQLFEAQVERTPNAVAVGYKNQYLTYTELNQRANQLAHHLKTLGVKPEVLVGICIERSFEMVVGLLAILKAGGAYLPLDPAYPQERLALMLKDSQVSVLLTSSAQLETLPQHQAQVICLDIDWAKIAENSFEKPIHQTQLENSAYLIYTSGSTGTPKGVMIQHRSLSSYIHTACIEFEINSSDHVLQFASISFDTAAEEIFPCLICGATLILRTDEMISSIPQFLQQCRDWGITVLDLPTAFWHQMTTELATANLAIFNSLRLVIIGGEKADTKHLNTWQQQVGQQVRLVNSYGPTETTIVATLCNLSVPATSKVPIGRAIPQAQTYVLDSNLQLVPIGTPGELYIGGVGVARGYFNRPDLTAQRFIPNPYSLKPGERLYQTGDLVRYLHNGNLEFFGRVDHQVKIRGFRIELGEIEALLNQHPAVRESVVVAHSDHSDHQRLIAYVAEQYQQETVVELDTQLRDFLKEKLPEYMVPTAFIFLDALPLTPNGKINRRVLPLPETYSTQNNLYVAPETELQQTIASTWQTLLGIEKVSINDNFFDLGGHSLLISQVNAQLREKLQRDISVVEMFQYPSISLLAKHLSQEQQEEDSFKDIRNRSEKQRLALNRQQKIHKSHQ